A stretch of DNA from Micromonospora peucetia:
TGCTCTCCGCCGGAGTCTCCGCCATCTCGCCCGAGGTGGTCGAGGCGGCGCGGCTGGACGGCGCGACCGGCTGGCGGCTGGCGACACGGATCACCGTGCCGTTGCTCTCCCCGCAACTGTTCTTCCTTGTCGTGGTGTCCACGATCCACGCGTTGCAGAGCTTCGGGCAGATCCACATCCTGACCAAGGGCGGGCCGGACCAGGCCACCACGACGCTGGTCTACTCGATCTACGAGAAGGCCTTCGCCTTCGGTTCCTCCGACTTCGGCGCGGCCAGCGCGCAGGCCGTCGTGCTGCTGGTCATCATGCTCGGCTGCACGGCCGTCCAATTCGGCATCCTCGAACGGCGGGTCCACTACCGATGAAGAAGCTCCGCCTCGGGCAGATCGCCGTCTACGTCGTGCTCGGCCTGGCCGCGATCCCCGTCCTGTTCCCGATCTACTACGGCTTCGTCGGGGCCGTGATGGGTCCCGGCGACCTGGCGACCTACCCGCCCGCGCTGGTGCCGAGCGCACTGCACTGGCAGAACATCACCGACGTGTTCCGCTCGGTGCCGCTCGGCCGCTTCTACGCGAACTCCGCCGTCCAGGCCGGGGTCATCACGGTGGCGCAGGTCATCACCAGCATCTTCGCCGCGTACGCTTTCGCGTTCCTTCGCCTGCCCGCGAAGGCGGCGACCTTCAGTTTGTTCCTCGCCACCCTCATGGTGCCGTGGGAAGCGATCATCATTCCCAACTACCTGGCGATCTCCGACTGGGGTCTGACCCGCGGTGGGCTGACGTACCTCGGCCTCGTGCTGCCCTTCCTCGCCTCGGCCTTCGGCACGTTCCTGCTGCGTCAGGCGTTCCTGCAGTTCCCGAGCGAGCTGCGGGACGCGGCGGTCATCGACGGGTGCGGTCACTGGCGCCTGTTGTGGCGGGTCATCGTGCCGCTGTCCAAGCCGTCGATCGCGGCGGTCGGGGTCTACGTCTTCCTCTCGGCGTGGAACCAGTACTTCTGGCCGCTGATCCTGATCCGCGACTCCGAGTTCCAGACGCTTCAGATCGGTATCTCCCAGCTCAACGATGCCGAGGCGGCGCAGCCGGGTCTCGTCCTCGCCGGCGTCGCGCTCTCCCTGCTCCCCACGCTGGCCGTCGTGATCTTCGGTCAGCGCTACATCGTCCGCGGGCTGACCGCCGGCGCGCTGCGTTGAACCATCGAGAAGGAGAACCAATGCGTAGACCTCGGCTCCGCCGTACCGCGGCGGCGTTCGTCGCCCTGGTGGCCGCCACCGCCCTCACGGCCTGCGGCGACTCCGGGT
This window harbors:
- a CDS encoding carbohydrate ABC transporter permease, with the translated sequence MKKLRLGQIAVYVVLGLAAIPVLFPIYYGFVGAVMGPGDLATYPPALVPSALHWQNITDVFRSVPLGRFYANSAVQAGVITVAQVITSIFAAYAFAFLRLPAKAATFSLFLATLMVPWEAIIIPNYLAISDWGLTRGGLTYLGLVLPFLASAFGTFLLRQAFLQFPSELRDAAVIDGCGHWRLLWRVIVPLSKPSIAAVGVYVFLSAWNQYFWPLILIRDSEFQTLQIGISQLNDAEAAQPGLVLAGVALSLLPTLAVVIFGQRYIVRGLTAGALR